Within Rhodothermales bacterium, the genomic segment AGGCGTATGGGCGACCGGTCGACCGCAAACGCCACGGCGCAGGCCAGGACGACACTCGGTATCGGAAAGAGAGCAAAAAACGCCAGCCCCTGCCCGAGGGTGCAGTTCGGCGCCCAGATGGCGGCCGAGGTCATGAGTACGAGGGGGACGATCAGGGCCGCGAGTTGCCGGCCCAGTTCAGGCCTGAAGGGGCGCCCCTGTCGAAAAGCGGCGAGGGCATCCAGGCCGGCCGAAAAAAAAGCTACCGCGGCGATAACGGCGGCGGATTCCACCTGGAGCCGATTCAGGAGCGGCACAAACCAGAGGGCGACGCACAGGACCGCATACACCGCGGCGCTGGTTCTGGCCACGTGGCCGCCGCGCGTTTCGAGCCCAGACCGAGAGGATGATCGATCCATGAGTTGCCGAAATGGAACCGTTCATAAATGGAAAAGGCCATGCCCGGTGAGCATAGCCTTTTTCATCGCCTGAGCGCTGGACAAGGGAAGATTACGCCTTCTTGTCCTGCACTTCTACGCGGATATCCTGAGCCATCTTTTTGAGATCCTGCATCGCTTTGCGGACGCGCGTTCCGGCAGCCTTGT encodes:
- a CDS encoding histone H1; protein product: MSKFDELRDFVVGLERDFSQFYEKGNKAAGTRVRKAMQDLKKMAQDIRVEVQDKKA